In Gadus chalcogrammus isolate NIFS_2021 chromosome 1, NIFS_Gcha_1.0, whole genome shotgun sequence, one DNA window encodes the following:
- the tti1 gene encoding TELO2-interacting protein 1 homolog, producing the protein MTQIDNPKIAFAYLRPACVLLTREPTVANVETLGGQLRELDDATLQQLQEYVLFPLRFVLRLPAAAPHRERLTQSVVEAMSHVLETTCVRSWDMLRELLSELCLCLASPRDPGRPAPGVSEELKGAVLRCLSALLHAAYGDVLPRLYEPATLPGLGAAVSLLLALGEGEQSREVQLGALGVLLTLGGQCDCGRGGGEEHPALGEEERRAAGSAMASFLPGITVALTRLVAGDPRHGHAVTVRAIKVWYRTVALVMGDTQLRGAAPGGEAGDRGGGPGPPGQAGELVVVRSPDWVQGAAGRLALLLKRLISCTAAHRHWRVRLELVALADHLLEHCGRSLGGECMGPLLEALVGAVNDEEPRVRERCEEALRAASERGRDGCHGDAAGSPPGPGPSPGQTFVEVLSENLHGLATSLPRLLRAADDHRKLLALNVFLGYLKLLGPLVSRALNSAAHLQRISMALMQVLELDVRDVRIVEERSSAAVMETTSAAAASDDPLAGHAQRKHFLYFRDEKIFSVLMEICRTLGYYGNTYLLVDHFLDLYRESSAYRKQAAMVLNETLRGAAGVGVATWGQGSGGGGGGWGLHAPAEGGGGGGDGGDGESVRAAVVAVIEEYTSERNWNLATAPQHSEAPQDRELLSPSRLSISPGGISSSSLLQVVSSSTSSSSSSSSSSSSSVHQLNSNIWQLCIQLEGVACGAHALGPAFRPLLMTSLYPVLEKAGDEALLVSRAALACVHGVAGACGYASPRQLIADNSDYLLNDVSLNLRRLQHGPQAPRVLAVILAHSDPSLLPLVGDMVGDVLLALDLSYDHTAALFCAVLHSLMKALVRWFPPSRDPLGAPASGRGQGGSGPRPEDMTALDVRQFLLDHSRQRELAQGIGAEEEEEEEEQQPVAPEEAEEEEGPDVKKELPAHIVITKEVMQRCTHLLSDPSLRIRLKVLDILELCVCVLRVAEDELLPMVHRCWPALLRRLTDDDPLAVLRGFKVLCTLGEACGNFLRGRVSKEVLPRLGASLARQAPVSARAGPVYTHTLAYKLQLAVLQGLGSLCLRLDLGEADLDAVFDACLPYLSCRQPISLQEACLSVFRHLIQVDPDAFWLTLSQLHAALPHAPPPPHLQPLLPGGAGAGAGPSRDQYTHNLDQLLRDAFGAPGSQGPGSLG; encoded by the exons ATGACCCAGATCGACAACCCTAAGATCGCCTTCGCCTACCTGAGGCCGGCGTGCGTCCTGCTGACGCGGGAGCCCACCGTGGCCAACGTGGAGACGCTGGGGGGGCAGCTGAGGGAGCTGGACGACGCCAcgctgcagcagctgcaggagtACGTCCTGTTCCCGCTGCGCTTCGTCCTGCGGCTGCCGGCGGCCGCGCCGCACCGCGAGCGCCTGACGCAGTCCGTGGTGGAGGCCATGAGCCACGTCCTGGAGACCACCTGCGTGCGCAGCTGGGACATGCTGCGCGAGCTGCTGTCGGAACTGTGCCTCTGCCTCGCCTCGCCCCGCGACCCGGGCCGGCCGGCGCCCGGCGTGTCGGAGGAGCTGAAGGGGGCAGTGCTGCGCTGCCTGAGCGCCCTGCTCCACGCCGCCTACGGGGACGTGCTGCCGCGGCTGTACGAGCCCGCCACGCTGCCCGGGCTGGGGGCCGCCGTGTCCCTGCTGCTGGCCCTCGGGGAGGGCGAGCAGAGCCGGGAGGTGCAGCTGGGGGCCCTGGGCGTGCTGCTGACCCTGGGGGGCCAGTGCGACtgcggccggggggggggggaggagcatccggcgctgggggaggaggagcggcgggCGGCGGGGAGCGCCATGGCTTCCTTCCTGCCCGGCATCACCGTGGCGCTGACCCGGCTGGTGGCCGGAGACCCCCGGCACGGACACGCCGTCACCGTCCGGGCCATCAAG GTGTGGTACCGGACCGTTGCCCTGGTGATGGGCGACACCCAGCTCCGGGGCGCGGCCCCCGGGGGGGAGGCGGGcgaccggggggggggcccggggccaccGGGCCAGGCgggggagctggtggtggtgcggtCCCCGGACTGGGTGCAGGGCGCGGCCGGGCGGCTGGCCCTGCTGCTGAAGAGGCTGATCTCCTGCACCGCCGCCCACCGCCACTGGAGGGTGCGGCTGGAGCTGGTGGCGCTGGCCGACCACCTGCTGGAGCACTGCGGCCGCTCCCTGGGGGGCGAGTGCATGGGGCCCCTGCTGGAGGCCCTGGTGGGGGCCGTGAACGACGAGGAGCCCCGCGTACGAGAGAG GTGTGAGGAGGCCCTGAGGGCGGCGTCGGAGCGCGGGCGCGACGGTTGCCACGGCGACGCGGCCGGcagcccccccggccccggccccagcCCCGGCCAGACGTTCGTGGAGGTGCTGTCGGAGAACCTCCACGGCCTCGCCACCTCGCTGCCCCGCCTCCTCAGGGCGGCCGACGACCACAGGAAGCTGCTGGCGCTCAACGTGTTCCTGGGGTACCTCAAGCTGCTGGGGCCCCTGGTCAGCCGGGCCCTCAACTCCGCCGCCCACCTCCAGCGCATCTCCATGGCCCTGATGCAG GTCCTGGAGCTGGACGTGAGGGACGTTCGCATCGTGGAGGAGAGGAGTTCCGCCGCCGTCATGGAAACGacctcggcggcggcggcctcggACGACCCCCTCGCCGGCCACGCCCAGAGGAAGCACTTCCTGTACTTCAGGGACGAGAAGATTTTCTCCGTGCTCATGGAGATCTGTCGCACTCTAG GTTACTACGGCAACACCTACCTGCTGGTGGACCACTTCCTGGACCTGTACCGGGAGTCGTCGGCCTACCGGAAGCAGGCGGCCATGGTGCTGAACGAGACCCTGAGGGGTGCCGCGGGCGTCGGCGTGGCGacgtggggtcaggggtcgggcggcggcggaggagggtgggggctcCACGCCCcggcggagggaggaggaggaggtggggacgggggggacggggagagCGTgagggcggcggtggtggcggtcaTAGAGGAGTACACCAGCGAGAGGAACTGGAACCTGGCCACGGCGCCCCAGCACTCAGAGGCCCCCCAGGACCGGGAG ctgcTCAGTCCATCCAGGCTCTCGATATCTCCCGGTGGCATCAGCAGCTCCAGCCTCCTCCAGgtggtctcctcctccacctcttcctcctcctcttcctcctcctcctcctcctcctccgtccaccAGCTCAACAGCAACATCTGGCAGCTGTGCATCCAGCTGGAGGGCGTGGCCTGCGGCGCCCACGCCCTGGGCCCCGCCTTCCGTCCCCTGCTGATGACGTCGCTGTACCCCgtgctggagaaggcgggggaCGAGGCGCTGCTGGTCAGCCGCGCCGCGCTGGCGTGCGTCCACGGCGTCGCCGGGGCCTGCGGCTATGCGTCGCCGCGGCAACTCATCGCCGACAACTCGGACTACCTGCTCAACGACGTCTCCCTCAACCTGCGCCGGCTCCAGCACGGCCCGCAG GCCCCCCGGGTGCTGGCGGTGATCCTGGCCCACTCGGACCCCAGCCTGCTGCCCCTGGTGGGGGACATGGTGGGCGACGTGCTGCTGGCCCTGGACCTCTCGTACGACCACACGGCGGCGCTGTTCTGCGCCGTGCTGCACTCCCTCATGAAGGCTCTCG TGAGGTGGTTCCCCCCCAGCAGGGACCCCCTGGGCGCGCCAGCGTCCGGTCGGGGGCAGGGGGGCTCGGGCCCTCGCCCGGAGGACATGACGGCTCTGGACGTCCGGCAGTTCCTCCTGGACCACAGCCGGCAGCGGGAGCTGGCCCAGGGCATCGgagccgaggaggaggaggaagaggaggagcagcagccag TGGCCCcagaagaggcagaagaagaggaggggccGGATGTGAAGAAGGAGCTTCCTGCCCACATCGTCATCACGAAGGAAGTCATGCAACGGTGCACCCACCTGCTGTCAGACCCCAGCCTCCGCATCAGACTCAag GTGCTGGACATCCTGgagctgtgcgtgtgcgttctgCGCGTGGCGGAGGACGAGCTGTTACCCATGGTGCACCGCTGCTGGCCAGCGCTCCTCCGCAGGCTGACCGACGACGACCCCCTCGCCGTCCTCCGGGGCTTCAAG GTGCTGTGCACCCTGGGCGAGGCGTGCGGCAACTTCCTCCGGGGCAGGGTGTCCAAGGAGGTGCTGCCCCGGCTGGGCGCCTCGCTGGCCCGCCAGGCCCCGGTCAGCGCGCGCGCCGGGCCCGTCTACACCCACACGCTGGCCTACAAGCTGCAGCTGGCCGTCCTGCAGGGCCTGGGATCTCTCTGCCTGAGGCTGGACCTGG GTGAGGCTGACCTGGATGCTGTCTTTGATGCCTGCCTTCCCTACCTGAGCTGTAGACAACCGATTAGCCTTCAGGAGGCGTGTCTAAG cgtgTTCCGTCACCTGATCCAGGTGGACCCGGACGCCTTCTGGCTGACGCTGAGCCAGCTGCACGCTGCCCTCCCCcacgccccgccccctccccacctccagcccctcctACCGGGCGGGGCGGGGGCAGGGGCGGGCCCCTCCCGggaccagtacacacacaacctgGACCAGCTGCTGAGGGACGCCTTCGGGGCCCCCGGCTCCCAGGGCCCCGGGTCTCTGGGATGA